From Anopheles darlingi chromosome 2, idAnoDarlMG_H_01, whole genome shotgun sequence, the proteins below share one genomic window:
- the LOC125948130 gene encoding protein disulfide-isomerase A6 homolog produces the protein MILRAFVVLCCVASSLALYSSSDDVIALTTANFDKTVLKSDEIWVVEFYAPFCGHCRNLVPEYRKVATALKGVIKVGGINCEEEQSLCGQHGVRGYPTIKIFGQNKRSPVDYNGQRTAKDIAESALAEAKKKIKNVLGGGGGSSSNSDSGSSSGSKDDVIELTDANFDKLVLQSEDTWLVEFYAPWCGHCKNLAPHWAKAATELKGKVKLGAVDATVHQVKASQFGVQGYPTIKYFPGGSKDRNSAEDYDGGRTSSDIVNWALEKYSDNIPAPELVQLTSEKVARDTCESKPLCVVSVLPHILDCDAACRNRYLGILRSMGEKYKKKQWGWLWTEGGAQLELEATLDIGGFGYPAMAVVNLKKMKYSLLRGSFSEEGINEFLRDLSYGRGHTAPVKGAELPKIHTIEAWDGKDGQLPEEEEIDLSDVDLDEKDEL, from the coding sequence CTCCGACGATGTGATCGCTCTGACCACGGCCAACTTCGATAAGACCGTACTGAAGAGTGACGAGATCTGGGTCGTCGAATTCTACGCACCGTTCTGCGGTCACTGCCGCAATCTGGTGCCCGAGTACCGGAAGGTAGCCACCGCCCTGAAGGGTGTCATCAAAGTCGGCGGAATAAACTGCGAGGAAGAGCAATCGCTCTGCGGTCAGCACGGTGTGCGTGGCTACCCGACGATTAAGATCTTTGGCCAAAATAAGCGCTCTCCGGTCGATTACAATGGTCAGCGTACGGCGAAGGACATTGCCGAGTCGGCTCTGGCTGAGGCGAAGAAAAAGATCAAGAATGTgctgggcggtggtggcggcagcagcagcaacagtgacagcggtagcagcagtggctCCAAGGATGACGTGATCGAACTGACCGATGCCAACTTCGATAAGCTGGTGCTGCAGAGCGAGGATACCTGGTTGGTCGAGTTCTACGCACCGTGGTGTGGTCACTGTAAGAATCTGGCCCCACACTGGGCGAAGGCCGCGACGGAGCTGAAGGGCAAGGTCAAGCTCGGAGCTGTTGATGCGACGGTTCACCAGGTCAAGGCTTCCCAGTTCGGCGTGCAGGGTTATCCGACGATCAAATACTTCCCGGGTGGTTCGAAGGATCGGAACTCTGCTGAAGACTACGACGGTGGCCGAACGTCTTCCGACATCGTTAACTGGGCACTAGAGAAGTACAGCGATAACATTCCGGCCCCAGAACTGGTACAGCTCACCTCGGAGAAGGTGGCCCGCGATACCTGCGAGAGCAAACCGCTCTGCGTAGTGTCCGTGCTCCCGCACATTCTCGACTGTGATGCGGCGTGCCGCAACCGGTACCTCGGTATTCTGCGGTCGATGGGTGAAAAGTACAAGAAGAAGCAATGGGGCTGGCTGTGGACGGAGGGTGGCGcacagctggagctggaagcgACGTTAGACATAGGAGGTTTCGGTTACCCGGCGATGGCTGTGGTGAAtctgaagaagatgaagtacTCGCTGCTGCGCGGTTCGTTCTCCGAGGAAGGCATCAACGAGTTCCTGCGCGATCTGTCGTAcggccgtggccacaccgcaccggttAAGGGCGCTGAGCTGCCCAAGATCCACACGATCGAAGCCTGGGACGGCAAGGATGGTCAGCTgccggaagaggaggaaatcGATCTGTCCGATGTCGATCTCGATGAGAAGGATGAACTGTAA